In Burkholderia pyrrocinia, the following proteins share a genomic window:
- the uvrA gene encoding excinuclease ABC subunit UvrA: MSSSNLIRIRGARQHNLKNIDLDLRTGEMTVVTGPSGSGKSSLVFDTLYAEGQRRYVETFSAYARQFLDRMDRPQVERVDGVPPAIAIDQTNPVRSSRSTVGTMTELNDHLKLLYARAAELFDRQTARQVRHDTPETIYADLVARTQADDPRVVVTFPVELPETASDDEVAQWLSASGYTRVQAQREVASPTGPRKVLDVVADRFRVQQADKVRVVEAIEASLKRGGGRVNVYVLAPEPENAGGAAAEPQVWRFSTGLHDPDSDLRYAEPQAALFSFNSAYGACETCRGFGRVIGVDLGLVIPDARKTLRGGAIKPMQTPAWKECQDDLMRYAAKAGIQRDTPWAELSDAERDWVVNGSPDWNGKWQSQWYGVKRFFGYLESKAYKMHIRVLLSKYRSYTPCDVCGGARLKTESLQWRLGSKANADGVLAPADRFMPRGVDWSRAQLEALPGLTVHDLMLLPIERIRRFFDEVSLPSALLDDALKLLLAEVRTRLKYLCDVGLGYLTLDRQSRTLSGGEVQRINLTTALGTSLTKTLFVLDEPSIGLHPRDLTRIVEAMHRLRDAGNTLVVVEHDPSVMLAADRLIDMGPGPGERGGTIVYDGTPGDIRSAHTLTGEYLGGRKHVAHASNWARRPVDAHTPRIVLDGASEHNLRDVTVEIPLQRLVCVTGVSGSGKSTLLQDVLYPAMARHHGKATESPGAFRGLTGADQVGDVVFVDQSPIGKTTRSNPASYVGAFDEIRKLFAKAPLALQRGYGAGTFSFNSGDGRCPTCGGSGFEHIEMQFLSDVYLRCPDCDGSRYRAEILEVRIERDGRALNIADVLDLTVSEAAAFFATDAEVLRVLQPIVDVGLEYVKLGQPVPTLSGGEAQRLKLAGFLAESAAAGNGRRVVTAEARVARARLFMFDEPTTGLHFDDIAKLMQAFGKLLAAGHSLIVIEHNLDVIRAADWLIDLGPEGGDGGGLVLCAGTPDDVKACAESHTGVALLQYDRAMDAGMALADEGVPLQAALNAARARRAIEGEDVVRIVNAREHNLKSLDVDIPHGKFNVITGVSGSGKSTLAFDILFHEGQRRYLESLNAYARSIVQPAGRPEVDAVYGIPPTVAIEQRLSRGGRKSTVATTSEVWHFLRLLYVKLGLQHCIHDGTPVTSQSVESIAAQLLRDHRGEHVGLLAPLVVNRKGVYTDLAKWAKARGSTHLRVDGEFVTVDPWPKLDRFREHTIELPVADIVVSPDNEAELRQRLDETLELGKGVMHLLAPLDGLHDAMRNDHSTARVGAVKVLSVKRACPVCGTSYPELDPRMFSYNSKHGWCTTCVGTGVTLTREQRAAYDDTVVAEDGRGREQTLPSDEQEPEGVGNEPCPDCSGTRLNPSARAVTFDAHPIVEVAQWTVSDTRRWIDGLQLTGRDAQIARDIVSEIGSRLAFLEEVGLGYLSLDRAAPSLSGGEAQRIRLAAQLGSNLQGVCYVLDEPTIGLHPRDNQILLDALRKLGDKGNTLVVVEHDEDTIRRADHIIDVGPGAGKRGGTLVAQGAVADLAAQSDSVTGRLLAQPMTHPLQPRRSVSLPGKKGGAAVPEAWLTVHGARLHNLRDVTAGIPLARLVAVTGVSGSGKSTLARDVLMTNLLDAVGRSVLSSPATRRARKAAQQDAPAANRRSSVLARSAPRPSLNVTHAWQGCASLSGWEQIDRVLEVDQTPIGKTPRSCPATYIGVWDTIRKLFADTLEARARGYTASRFSFNTGDGRCPACEGQGVRTIGMSFLPDVKVPCDVCHGQRFNPETLAVTWRGRNIGDVLTMEIDEAVGFFAPISNIAHPLQLMKDVGLGYLTLGQPSPTLSGGEAQRIKLVTELTKVRDDITRRGQKAPHTLYVLDEPTVGLHMADVAKLIRVLHRLVDAGHSVVVIEHDLDVIAEADWIIDLGPEGGVGGGTIVAAAPPEALVQVSASHTGQALKPVLARTGSDEGETERQGEARVG; the protein is encoded by the coding sequence TTGTCATCCAGCAATCTGATCCGCATTCGCGGAGCACGTCAGCACAATCTCAAGAATATCGATCTCGACCTGCGTACCGGCGAAATGACGGTCGTCACCGGCCCGTCGGGCTCCGGCAAGTCGAGCCTCGTGTTCGACACGCTGTACGCGGAAGGCCAGCGGCGCTATGTCGAGACGTTCAGCGCGTACGCGCGGCAGTTCCTCGACCGGATGGACCGGCCGCAGGTCGAGCGCGTCGACGGCGTGCCGCCCGCGATCGCGATCGACCAGACCAACCCGGTCCGCAGTTCGCGTTCGACCGTCGGCACGATGACCGAGCTGAACGACCACCTGAAGCTGCTGTACGCGCGCGCGGCCGAGTTGTTCGACCGCCAGACCGCGCGGCAGGTGCGGCACGACACGCCGGAGACGATCTACGCGGATCTCGTCGCGCGCACGCAGGCGGACGATCCGCGCGTCGTCGTCACGTTCCCGGTCGAGCTGCCGGAAACGGCATCCGACGACGAAGTCGCGCAGTGGCTGTCGGCGAGCGGCTATACGCGCGTGCAGGCGCAGCGCGAAGTCGCGTCGCCCACCGGGCCGCGCAAGGTGCTCGACGTGGTGGCCGACCGCTTCCGCGTGCAGCAGGCCGACAAGGTGCGCGTGGTCGAGGCGATCGAGGCGTCGCTGAAGCGCGGCGGCGGGCGCGTGAACGTCTACGTGCTCGCGCCGGAGCCGGAAAACGCCGGCGGCGCGGCCGCGGAGCCGCAGGTGTGGCGCTTTTCCACCGGGCTCCATGATCCCGACAGCGACCTGCGCTACGCGGAGCCGCAGGCGGCGCTGTTCTCGTTCAACTCGGCCTACGGCGCGTGCGAAACCTGTCGCGGCTTCGGCCGCGTGATCGGCGTCGATCTCGGCCTCGTGATTCCCGACGCGCGCAAGACGCTGCGCGGCGGCGCGATCAAGCCGATGCAGACACCCGCGTGGAAGGAGTGCCAGGACGACCTGATGCGCTACGCGGCGAAGGCCGGGATCCAGCGCGATACGCCTTGGGCCGAGCTGTCGGACGCCGAGCGCGACTGGGTCGTCAACGGGTCGCCGGACTGGAACGGCAAGTGGCAGAGCCAGTGGTACGGCGTGAAGCGCTTCTTCGGCTACCTCGAATCGAAAGCGTACAAGATGCATATCCGCGTGCTGCTGTCGAAATACCGCAGCTACACGCCGTGCGACGTGTGCGGCGGCGCGCGCCTGAAGACGGAATCGCTGCAATGGCGGCTCGGCTCGAAGGCGAACGCCGATGGCGTGCTCGCGCCGGCCGATCGCTTCATGCCGCGCGGCGTCGACTGGAGCCGCGCGCAGCTCGAAGCGCTGCCGGGCCTGACCGTGCACGACCTGATGCTGTTGCCGATCGAGCGCATCCGCCGCTTCTTCGATGAAGTCAGCCTGCCGAGCGCGCTGCTCGACGATGCGCTGAAGCTGCTGCTCGCCGAAGTGCGTACGCGCCTGAAATACCTGTGCGACGTGGGGCTCGGCTACCTGACGCTCGATCGGCAGAGCCGCACGCTGTCGGGCGGCGAGGTGCAGCGGATCAACCTGACGACGGCGCTCGGTACGTCGCTCACGAAAACGCTGTTCGTGCTCGACGAACCGAGCATCGGGCTGCATCCGCGCGATCTCACGCGGATCGTCGAGGCGATGCATCGGCTGCGCGACGCGGGCAATACGCTGGTGGTCGTCGAGCACGATCCATCGGTGATGCTCGCGGCCGACCGGCTGATCGACATGGGGCCCGGCCCGGGCGAGCGCGGCGGCACGATCGTCTATGACGGCACGCCGGGCGACATCCGTTCGGCGCACACGCTGACGGGTGAATATCTCGGCGGCCGCAAGCATGTCGCGCACGCGTCGAACTGGGCGCGCCGGCCGGTCGATGCGCACACGCCGCGCATCGTGCTCGACGGCGCAAGCGAACACAACCTGCGCGATGTAACGGTCGAGATTCCGCTGCAACGGCTCGTTTGCGTGACCGGCGTGTCGGGTTCCGGCAAGTCGACACTGCTGCAGGACGTGCTCTATCCGGCGATGGCGCGGCACCACGGCAAGGCGACCGAGTCGCCGGGCGCGTTCCGCGGCCTCACGGGCGCCGACCAGGTGGGCGATGTCGTGTTCGTCGACCAGTCGCCGATCGGCAAGACCACGCGCTCGAACCCGGCGAGCTATGTCGGCGCGTTCGACGAGATCCGCAAGCTGTTCGCGAAGGCGCCGCTCGCGCTGCAGCGCGGCTACGGCGCCGGCACGTTCAGCTTCAACTCGGGCGACGGCCGCTGCCCGACCTGCGGCGGCTCGGGCTTCGAGCACATCGAGATGCAGTTCCTGAGCGACGTCTACCTGCGCTGCCCGGACTGCGACGGCAGCCGTTACCGCGCCGAGATTCTCGAAGTGCGCATCGAGCGCGACGGCCGTGCGCTGAACATCGCCGACGTGCTCGACCTGACCGTCAGCGAAGCGGCCGCGTTCTTCGCGACCGACGCCGAAGTGCTGCGCGTGCTGCAGCCGATCGTCGACGTCGGGCTCGAATACGTGAAGCTCGGCCAGCCGGTGCCGACGCTGTCGGGCGGCGAAGCGCAGCGGCTGAAGCTGGCCGGCTTCCTCGCCGAATCCGCGGCGGCCGGCAACGGCCGCCGGGTGGTCACGGCAGAGGCGCGCGTCGCGCGTGCGCGCTTGTTCATGTTCGACGAGCCGACCACCGGGCTGCACTTCGACGACATCGCGAAGCTGATGCAGGCGTTCGGCAAGCTGCTCGCGGCCGGCCATTCGCTGATCGTGATCGAGCACAACCTCGACGTGATCCGCGCAGCCGACTGGCTGATCGATCTCGGCCCGGAAGGCGGCGATGGCGGCGGCCTCGTGCTGTGCGCGGGCACGCCCGACGACGTGAAAGCCTGCGCCGAGTCGCATACGGGCGTGGCGCTGCTGCAGTACGACCGCGCGATGGATGCCGGCATGGCACTCGCCGACGAAGGCGTGCCGCTGCAGGCCGCGCTGAACGCCGCGCGCGCGCGCCGTGCGATCGAGGGCGAGGACGTCGTGCGGATCGTCAACGCGCGCGAGCACAACCTGAAGTCGCTCGACGTCGATATCCCGCACGGCAAGTTCAACGTGATCACCGGCGTGTCGGGGTCCGGCAAGTCGACGCTCGCGTTCGACATCCTGTTCCACGAAGGCCAGCGGCGCTACCTCGAATCGCTGAATGCGTATGCGCGCTCGATCGTGCAGCCGGCCGGGCGCCCCGAAGTCGACGCGGTGTACGGCATTCCGCCGACCGTCGCGATCGAGCAGCGGCTGTCGCGCGGTGGCCGCAAGAGCACGGTCGCGACGACGTCCGAAGTCTGGCACTTCCTGCGGCTGCTGTATGTGAAGCTCGGCCTGCAGCATTGCATCCACGACGGCACGCCGGTCACGTCGCAATCCGTCGAATCGATCGCCGCGCAGTTGCTGCGCGATCATCGCGGCGAGCACGTTGGGCTGCTCGCGCCGCTCGTCGTCAACCGCAAGGGCGTGTATACGGATCTCGCGAAGTGGGCGAAGGCGCGCGGCAGCACGCACCTGCGTGTCGACGGCGAGTTCGTGACGGTCGACCCGTGGCCGAAGCTCGACCGTTTCCGCGAGCACACGATCGAGCTGCCGGTGGCCGATATCGTCGTGTCGCCGGACAACGAGGCCGAATTGCGGCAGCGGCTCGACGAGACGCTCGAGCTCGGCAAGGGCGTGATGCATCTGCTCGCGCCGCTCGACGGGCTGCACGATGCGATGCGGAACGATCATTCGACCGCGCGCGTCGGCGCGGTCAAGGTGCTGTCGGTCAAGCGCGCGTGCCCGGTGTGCGGCACGAGCTACCCGGAGCTCGACCCGCGGATGTTCTCGTACAACAGCAAGCACGGCTGGTGCACGACCTGCGTTGGCACCGGCGTCACGCTCACGCGCGAACAGCGCGCGGCGTATGACGATACCGTTGTCGCCGAGGACGGCCGCGGCCGCGAGCAGACGCTGCCGTCGGACGAGCAGGAGCCGGAAGGCGTCGGCAACGAGCCTTGCCCGGATTGCAGCGGCACGCGGCTGAACCCGTCCGCGCGCGCGGTCACGTTCGACGCGCATCCGATCGTCGAGGTCGCGCAGTGGACGGTGTCGGACACGCGCCGCTGGATCGACGGGCTGCAGCTCACCGGGCGCGATGCGCAGATCGCACGCGACATCGTTAGCGAGATCGGCAGCCGCCTCGCGTTTCTCGAGGAAGTCGGCCTCGGCTACCTGAGCCTCGATCGTGCGGCGCCGAGCCTGTCGGGCGGCGAAGCGCAGCGCATCCGGCTCGCCGCGCAGCTCGGCAGCAACCTGCAGGGCGTCTGCTACGTGCTCGACGAACCGACGATCGGCCTGCATCCGCGCGACAACCAGATCCTGCTGGACGCGCTGCGCAAGCTTGGCGACAAGGGCAATACGCTCGTCGTCGTCGAGCATGACGAGGACACGATCCGCCGCGCCGATCACATCATCGACGTCGGCCCGGGCGCCGGCAAGCGCGGCGGCACGCTGGTCGCGCAGGGCGCGGTCGCGGATCTGGCCGCGCAGTCCGATTCGGTGACGGGGCGACTGCTCGCGCAGCCGATGACGCATCCGCTGCAGCCGCGCCGTAGTGTGAGCCTGCCGGGCAAGAAGGGCGGTGCCGCGGTGCCGGAGGCCTGGCTGACCGTGCACGGCGCCAGGCTGCACAACCTGCGCGACGTCACGGCCGGCATTCCGCTCGCGCGGCTCGTCGCGGTGACGGGCGTCAGCGGGTCGGGCAAGTCGACGCTCGCGCGCGACGTGCTGATGACGAACCTGCTCGACGCGGTCGGCCGCTCGGTGCTGTCGTCGCCGGCCACGCGGCGCGCGCGCAAGGCCGCGCAGCAGGATGCACCGGCGGCCAACCGCCGCTCGAGCGTGCTCGCGCGCAGCGCGCCACGGCCGTCGCTGAACGTCACGCATGCGTGGCAGGGCTGCGCGTCGCTCAGCGGCTGGGAGCAGATCGATCGCGTGCTCGAAGTCGATCAAACGCCGATCGGCAAGACGCCGCGCTCGTGTCCGGCCACCTACATCGGCGTATGGGACACGATCCGCAAGCTGTTCGCGGATACGCTGGAGGCGCGTGCGCGCGGCTATACGGCGTCGCGTTTCTCGTTCAATACCGGCGACGGGCGGTGCCCCGCGTGCGAAGGGCAAGGCGTACGCACGATCGGAATGAGCTTCCTGCCCGACGTGAAGGTGCCGTGCGACGTGTGCCACGGGCAGCGTTTCAACCCGGAGACGCTTGCCGTCACGTGGCGCGGCCGGAACATCGGCGACGTGCTGACGATGGAGATCGACGAGGCGGTGGGGTTTTTCGCACCGATCTCGAACATCGCGCATCCGCTGCAGCTGATGAAGGATGTCGGCCTTGGCTACCTGACGCTCGGCCAGCCGTCGCCGACGTTGTCCGGCGGCGAGGCGCAGCGCATCAAGCTCGTCACCGAGCTGACCAAGGTGCGCGACGACATCACGCGGCGCGGCCAGAAGGCACCCCACACGCTGTACGTGCTCGACGAACCGACGGTCGGCCTGCACATGGCGGACGTCGCGAAGCTGATCCGCGTGCTGCACCGGCTCGTGGATGCGGGGCATAGCGTCGTCGTGATCGAGCACGACCTCGACGTGATCGCGGAAGCCGACTGGATCATCGATCTCGGGCCGGAGGGCGGCGTGGGCGGCGGCACGATCGTCGCGGCGGCGCCGCCGGAAGCGCTTGTGCAGGTGAGCGCCAGCCACACCGGGCAGGCGCTCAAGCCCGTGCTCGCGCGCACGGGTTCGGATGAGGGAGAAACCGAGCGCCAGGGAGAAGCGCGGGTCGGTTGA
- a CDS encoding winged helix-turn-helix transcriptional regulator — protein MEKMTNDDAGEVNMHDEMRRAFALLSGKWKLEIMWLLNQRIYRFGELRKSIPGITQHMLTAQLRELEADGLITRTVFAEVPPRVEYEITAKARGLGPTMEALTAWWNEYGRSVPVKPTTRGRKANAVKSKPE, from the coding sequence ATGGAAAAGATGACTAATGACGACGCCGGCGAAGTGAACATGCACGACGAAATGCGGCGTGCATTTGCGTTGCTGTCAGGCAAGTGGAAGCTGGAGATCATGTGGTTGCTCAACCAGCGAATCTATCGATTTGGAGAACTACGAAAATCGATTCCGGGCATTACGCAGCACATGCTGACGGCGCAACTTCGGGAACTCGAAGCGGACGGCCTGATAACCCGCACGGTTTTCGCGGAAGTGCCGCCGCGCGTCGAATACGAAATTACCGCGAAGGCGCGTGGGCTGGGACCGACGATGGAGGCGCTGACAGCGTGGTGGAACGAATATGGGCGCAGCGTGCCGGTCAAGCCGACGACGCGCGGACGCAAAGCCAACGCAGTCAAGTCGAAACCGGAATGA
- a CDS encoding sensor domain-containing diguanylate cyclase has translation MQSRSAAPFYVVVVGVAIAFALMGLCTLQLLQSRHDALDRARETSRNLGLIAERDIERNFELYDLSLQAVIQGLRRPDVMEASPALRRGVLFDYAMTAQYLGSMLVLDAGGNIVLDSANDVPRKGNFSDRKYFTIHRDNPSVGLYISDPYTSRLRGGSPSIALTRRISSPDGSFAGIVMIAVNLEYFRTLFAGLSLGSHGSMSLIDKDGLMVMRHPYDPHIVGRDISHAKTFRRFRSAPEGTFSETASIDGVRRLYYFKNLPNLPLILMVAEAEQDIYAAWRNRAVTIGMLVAAFGVGFIALAVVLSMQLRRRMRAESELVLLARTDGLTGLNNRRTFGEILDQEWRRARRGRCVFSLLFVDVDRFKSYNDTYGHQAGDDALAAVARCIGENIRRPGDVAARYGGEEFVVLLPDTPDTGAAQIAERIRAAIDGLALEHAGSEFGRVTASIGLASWTSDQDGEASALIKAADEALYYAKATGRNKIATFQAGG, from the coding sequence ATGCAATCGCGGTCAGCGGCTCCTTTCTACGTCGTGGTGGTCGGCGTTGCTATCGCGTTCGCGTTGATGGGCTTGTGCACGCTCCAACTGCTGCAAAGCCGCCACGACGCGCTTGACCGCGCGCGGGAGACGTCGCGCAACCTTGGCTTGATCGCCGAACGCGACATCGAGCGCAATTTCGAACTCTACGACCTCTCGCTGCAGGCGGTGATTCAGGGTTTGCGGCGTCCGGACGTGATGGAGGCCTCGCCTGCCTTGCGCCGCGGCGTGCTGTTCGACTATGCGATGACCGCCCAGTATCTCGGCTCGATGCTGGTCCTGGATGCCGGCGGCAATATCGTGCTGGATTCCGCCAACGATGTACCGCGCAAGGGCAACTTCTCCGATCGCAAGTACTTCACGATTCACCGCGACAACCCGAGCGTCGGCCTCTATATCAGCGATCCGTATACGTCGCGCTTGCGCGGCGGCAGCCCGAGCATCGCGCTGACGCGTCGGATCTCCAGCCCGGACGGCTCGTTCGCCGGCATCGTGATGATCGCGGTCAACCTGGAGTATTTCCGCACACTGTTCGCGGGCTTGTCGCTGGGATCGCACGGCTCGATGTCGCTGATCGACAAGGACGGCCTGATGGTGATGCGACATCCGTACGATCCGCACATCGTCGGACGCGACATCAGCCATGCCAAGACGTTCCGGCGTTTTCGGTCGGCCCCGGAGGGCACGTTCTCCGAAACGGCGTCGATCGACGGCGTGCGCCGGCTCTACTATTTCAAGAACCTGCCGAACCTGCCGCTGATCCTCATGGTCGCGGAGGCCGAGCAGGACATCTATGCGGCATGGCGGAATCGCGCGGTGACGATCGGCATGCTGGTCGCCGCATTCGGCGTGGGGTTCATCGCGCTGGCGGTCGTGCTCAGCATGCAATTGCGCCGCCGGATGCGCGCGGAATCGGAACTGGTGTTGTTGGCCCGGACCGACGGCCTGACAGGATTGAACAACCGCCGCACCTTCGGCGAGATCCTCGACCAGGAGTGGCGCCGCGCACGCCGGGGACGCTGCGTATTCTCGCTGCTGTTCGTCGACGTCGACCGTTTCAAGTCCTACAACGATACCTATGGGCATCAGGCGGGAGACGATGCGCTGGCCGCCGTCGCGCGGTGCATCGGCGAGAATATCCGCCGCCCCGGCGATGTCGCCGCTCGCTACGGCGGGGAAGAGTTCGTGGTGCTGCTGCCGGATACGCCGGATACCGGGGCCGCGCAAATCGCGGAAAGGATTCGTGCTGCAATTGACGGGCTGGCACTCGAGCATGCCGGCAGCGAATTCGGGCGTGTGACCGCCAGCATCGGGCTGGCGAGCTGGACGTCGGATCAGGATGGCGAGGCCAGCGCCTTGATCAAGGCCGCCGACGAAGCGCTGTACTACGCGAAGGCAACCGGCCGGAACAAGATCGCTACTTTCCAGGCAGGGGGTTGA
- a CDS encoding ABC transporter substrate-binding protein yields MPLAPSVLSAFTPTGKLRASINLGNPILANRDPATGEPFGVSIDLARAFAERLSAELELVVFDAAGKSVQALTDERADFGFFAVDPLRGETVAFTAPYVLIEGFYLVRDASPIRANEDVDQPHNRVTVGNGSAYDLFLTRELKAAQIVRAPTSQAVVQTFVDQQLEVAAGVKQQLEADAAKAAGLRLLDERFMVIRQAMGVPKSRGEAAAAVLNEFVEEMKASGFVADSLRRHGITGASVAPPA; encoded by the coding sequence ATGCCCCTAGCCCCTTCCGTTCTCTCCGCCTTCACGCCGACCGGCAAGCTGCGCGCGTCGATCAATCTCGGCAACCCGATCCTCGCGAACCGCGATCCGGCGACCGGCGAACCGTTCGGCGTGTCGATCGACCTGGCGCGCGCGTTCGCCGAACGCCTGTCGGCCGAGCTGGAACTCGTGGTGTTCGACGCGGCCGGGAAATCGGTGCAGGCGCTGACCGATGAGCGCGCCGATTTCGGCTTCTTCGCGGTCGATCCGCTGCGCGGCGAAACGGTCGCGTTCACGGCGCCGTACGTGCTGATCGAGGGTTTCTATCTGGTGCGCGACGCTTCGCCGATCCGCGCGAACGAGGACGTCGACCAGCCGCACAACCGTGTAACCGTCGGCAACGGCAGCGCGTACGACCTGTTCCTCACGCGCGAGCTGAAGGCTGCGCAGATCGTGCGCGCGCCGACGTCGCAGGCCGTCGTACAGACATTCGTCGATCAGCAGCTGGAAGTGGCGGCCGGCGTGAAGCAGCAGCTCGAAGCCGACGCAGCTAAGGCCGCAGGCCTGCGCCTGCTCGACGAGCGCTTCATGGTGATCCGGCAGGCGATGGGCGTGCCGAAGAGCCGCGGCGAGGCAGCCGCAGCGGTGCTGAATGAATTTGTCGAGGAAATGAAGGCGTCGGGCTTCGTCGCAGATTCGCTGCGACGGCATGGCATCACCGGCGCATCCGTCGCGCCGCCAGCCTGA
- a CDS encoding DoxX family protein, which translates to MSHVDIDKLQEPVKMAVNYAYWISTALLSLLYLASATLYIVKRDRVRKILAGFGYPAYLVSILTIAKILAVAAILTRIGVPLSDLAYAGIFYHLLLSALAHVGVRKPAGALPAAVGLACLFVSFTTQNAARDIPSPYGPVATMHHTAVS; encoded by the coding sequence TTGAGTCACGTCGATATCGACAAACTTCAGGAACCCGTAAAAATGGCGGTAAATTACGCATACTGGATCAGCACGGCATTGCTGTCGCTGCTATATCTAGCGTCCGCGACGCTATACATCGTCAAGCGGGATCGGGTTCGCAAGATCCTCGCCGGATTCGGCTACCCCGCCTACCTCGTCTCGATCCTGACCATCGCGAAGATTCTCGCCGTGGCAGCCATCCTCACACGCATTGGCGTGCCGCTCAGCGATCTCGCCTACGCCGGCATCTTCTATCACCTGCTGCTCTCGGCACTGGCACACGTCGGGGTTCGCAAGCCGGCCGGTGCGCTGCCGGCAGCGGTCGGCCTCGCATGCCTCTTCGTTTCATTCACCACGCAAAACGCAGCGCGCGACATCCCGTCGCCTTATGGCCCGGTCGCGACGATGCATCACACAGCAGTTAGCTGA
- the pstS gene encoding phosphate ABC transporter substrate-binding protein PstS gives MKIRTLVPCTLALVAIAAQAADITGAGSTFAAPIYTKWADAYKKAGGGKVNYQGIGSSGGMKQINAKTVDFAGSDAPLKDDELAKEGLFQFPTVVGGVVPVINVPGVKAGELTLSGPVLGDIYLGKIKKWNDPAIAALNPKVKLPDTDIAVVRRADGSGTSFIWTNYLSKVNGEWKSKIGEGTTVNWPTGTGGKGNDGVAAFVQRLPGAIGYVEWAYAKKNNMIYTALKNSTGTVVEPKTETFKAAAAGANWSKSFYQILTDEPGKDAWPVVGATFVLLYAKQDKPAQGAETLKFFDWAFRNGNQAATELDYISLPDPVVSEIRKQWKAKIKDASGKALVD, from the coding sequence ATGAAGATCCGGACCTTGGTTCCCTGCACCCTCGCCCTTGTTGCCATCGCCGCTCAAGCTGCCGATATCACGGGCGCAGGCAGCACGTTTGCAGCACCGATTTACACAAAATGGGCAGACGCCTATAAGAAGGCCGGCGGCGGCAAGGTCAACTACCAAGGTATCGGTTCGTCGGGCGGCATGAAGCAGATCAACGCGAAGACGGTCGATTTTGCCGGTTCGGACGCTCCGCTGAAGGATGACGAGCTCGCGAAGGAAGGCCTGTTCCAGTTCCCGACGGTGGTGGGCGGCGTGGTGCCGGTCATCAACGTGCCGGGCGTGAAGGCAGGCGAGCTGACGCTGTCGGGCCCGGTGCTCGGCGACATCTACCTCGGCAAGATCAAGAAGTGGAACGACCCGGCGATCGCCGCACTGAACCCGAAGGTCAAGCTGCCGGATACGGACATCGCAGTGGTTCGCCGCGCAGACGGCTCGGGCACGAGCTTCATCTGGACGAACTACCTGTCGAAGGTCAACGGCGAGTGGAAATCGAAGATCGGCGAAGGCACGACGGTCAACTGGCCGACGGGCACGGGCGGCAAGGGCAACGACGGCGTCGCGGCCTTCGTGCAGCGCCTGCCGGGCGCGATCGGCTACGTCGAGTGGGCGTACGCGAAGAAGAACAACATGATCTACACCGCGCTGAAGAACTCGACGGGCACGGTGGTCGAGCCGAAGACGGAAACGTTCAAGGCCGCTGCTGCCGGTGCAAACTGGTCGAAGTCGTTCTACCAGATCCTGACTGACGAGCCGGGCAAGGACGCATGGCCGGTCGTCGGCGCGACGTTCGTGCTGCTATACGCGAAGCAGGACAAGCCGGCACAGGGCGCGGAAACGCTGAAGTTCTTCGATTGGGCCTTCCGCAATGGCAATCAGGCTGCCACGGAGCTCGACTACATCTCGCTTCCCGATCCGGTCGTATCCGAAATCCGCAAGCAGTGGAAGGCGAAAATCAAGGACGCCTCCGGTAAAGCGCTTGTGGACTGA